Within the Setaria viridis chromosome 3, Setaria_viridis_v4.0, whole genome shotgun sequence genome, the region TAGATGGTTACAATTACTTCATTAGGGCCAGATGTATTAATTCCTTACCAAGTTTGGTTGTCTCCATTGTTGGATCAGTAACAAGTCTGATTATATCTGAATTTAAGCAAATCTCCCTTAGGCACCATTCCCGGACAACCAGTCCTGATATTACTCTGTAGCCCTGCAGACATCCAAGGGcatgtgttcagccaaaagaaTTACTGTAGTGGGTAGAAATTCATCTGGCTGTGCACAATACTAATAACCAAGCTAAAGAGATTAGAAATATTCATTTATGCAAAAGTATCTTTAACGAGCATAAGCTGCTTACAGCTATCCGTATGTCTGGATCTTGTTGCAGAATTGATAGAAGAAGAGCCTGGCAAACAATAAAGCCGAAAAAACATCCAACTAAGCAAGGCAGAACCATAAGCAATTAAAGATAAATGAGCACACTAGAAAAGGTGTTGCTACTAACTGAGGGGGTTAATTTTGAACTGTTTGCTGCAGTGGTATAGACCAAGCGCTTCAAGTACTCTTCGGCTTGACCATCCAGTTTCATTTGGTCTTCTTGCCTATCAACACCACAGATGCTCCCAAAGGCGTGTAAAGCAGCCTGAACATGTATCATAACACATCAGAGGTATAGTTTCTGACGATTTGATTGCTTTACCAGCAGCAACAAGTGTAAATGGAACAAGAAGAAAATGTGTACACAAACTTACCAGCTGTCTACCTCTGCCCTGTCGGTCAAACGATGACTCGACAACATGTCTAGCAACATTTGATGATGTCAGCAGGAAATGTGCTCCTTGAGTTGCTATTTTACCATAAAATCAAGCAAACAATAAGGATGTGTTCCGGCAATCTGGTGAAAATTCCAATACTATCAAGCAGAAGCATGACTTACTTGTACCAATGAGACCTAAGGTTTCCAATGCACTCTCAATTTCATCAGTATTCTGGTTTTCTTCCATCTTCAATATTTTGTCTATGGCTGCGAGCAGGTTTGTAACACCTAACAAGACAAAATCTTCATCAAGTCTGTCTAGCTCCTCATGTAAGAAAACCACAGAAGATTGTCTTGATAACATTTAAAGCAGGATGAtgacaagtttttttttatatatataagaGATGAGGAAAGGTTGACAATAAAATTCCTTCAATGCTCAAAGTTGTGGGGGGATTAGTGAGCAGAAGTCTTACAACTGAACATAATGATACTTACAAGATTGGTCTATTGCTGTGAAAGCATCAGCTGATGAAAGAAGCCTCCCACTAATTAATGCTGCCCTTGACCGTATAACAGAATCAGCTGAGGAGTCACTGCACACggaccaaaagaaaaaacactatAGAATAGCTGAAAaaataacagaagtaaaaacaGAGATGTACAGGCATAAGGCAAGTACTTGATCACATCAATTATGAGTTGAAGCAAGTTGGTCTTCAGCAGGAAAATATTGCTGTGAGGGTGTTCAACGAGCTGCAGTGTGATAAAAAGACATGATTAGCCAAATTGTATAGCTTCTCCCAGAAATTACAGAATCTTGAAGTTATTGATCGTTATCAGTCATTCAATAGCAAAATACCTATGACTGCAGGATTATGTAGCATGGTGACAAGACAAGGTATGATAGGCAAGGAAAGAACCAACAATTGTAACAATGTGATGACACCTATTGCCCTAAGCATGTAATACGAAACAGTACTATTGCAAGCCTTTTGCAAAGGAATCACAATTCCTGAACTTAGAACTTATACACAACGCACATCATCATACAAAGCCAAAATAAGCCTGTTCCATCAGATGTACTAGCTTGCATTATTATCTTTAAACTAAAGGGATAGGCCCCTTCTCCTTAAAAACATAGTTACATATATACATCCTTTTATGAAAAGTAAACACATAAGTCAAAAGTGTTTACAACGAAACCCTCATGGAGCAAGCCAACCATTAAGGGCACAGATGAACAGAACAAAATATCCTTTTACCTCATAGAGAACCTCCAGCGCGCTGAGGGTTTTAAGCATATCTCTTCTATCTTTTATTTCATCTTCAAATATGCTGAGAAGGTTTGAGTCACGAATGGCAGTAGCAGTATAACTTGAAACAGTGAAGAGCTTAGCTATCAAAGATAGAATACGAATCCGTGCCTACAATGGCAATAAAGATGAATAAGAGTTAGTCATGTTGCGGTTTGCAGATAAACAGTAAGAGCCTCCAGTAAAACATAGACAAACACTTCATTATATTGTTGAAGCTCATTCTGTTAGCAACAGGGAAAAGGGAAGTGTGCAGACATTTGaaaatattgaagataaataacTAGACTGATTATGGTTACAGCTTCAGCTCCAACGATATCCTAGGATGCATGCAGGACCTTTGGCCATTACTGCTACACATATACTCTGGCAGCCACGTGAAAATGTTATTGACAGATTCCTCATAAATTAGTATTTGTATGCCACTATCAAACAAACAAAGCCTTTTTATCCCAAGCAAATTGAGGTAGGCTAGGGATGAAatccaacaagagccacaagcAACGAtgatataatatatatgaaaGTAGAAAGGTACCGGTTATAGTGATTATTATATTAGATTTTGATGATTAACTGGTGTGTTTCAAAGCTCGTGCTTGCTTCTGTTGCTGTGCATGTAGACTGGCATTGGTCCACAAGGGCATTTATTGGTTATTTCTGCACAATTGTGTCAGAATAGTGGACACGAGATGCCATACCAAAGAGGATGACTGAGATGCCACTTTGCCAAGTTGCACGGATCCTTGACCATCTGGTGGGAGTGGGAATATGATTTCCTACAAACAGGAAAGAAACAGACTACAATATGACTACAGTATCGATCGAACAGAGCAGAGTTCAATACTTCAAGAAATTGTTGGGCTCACAGCTCCCTTAGGAATTTCTGCTAAACGCTTCACAGCATCCAGAACGATTGCTGAAATCTCTTCATCTCTGCAGAAACCAAAGATAGCAAATACAAATTTATCACCAAATTACAATGCATATGATGCAACAGGAATTGTCAAATGAAGTTTATGCGTGTTAAATAAATTACCCCTCAATCAAACAATTGATTAAAACAGGATACAGATTGTGCTGCACAACTGTTTCCACCGCAGCAGCACCATCTTCAGCTTTGTCAAGAAGATGGAGTACCTGATATAGTTAAGACAGAATTTTTTTCACATTCAGTGGCTAGAGACATTGTTTTACCAAAAGTTTGTAAAGCATTTTCGAAACTGACATGATAAGCAGCATTCATGAAAAGGCATTTGAATGAGTTGACAAAACACACCAGTGTGCTGTTAGGAGACAAACTTCACCGCAACTTTTATTCTAGGCTAGATGAGTCGAGTCCAGATTAAATATTCTTGAAGGTTACAAAAAAAACTTTTATGTACTAGAAGGAAATTGTGCTTTATGCATTTGCCATTTGAGCAAAGCAAACAGATGAAACTACAGCAAAAATCCATAGTATGCACTTATTGAATGGATAACAGGAATTAAAGTCAAATAAAGACACTTTTAAATGTCCAAAATGTGTAGCAGAAACTAGAGTCAAATAAAGACAGCAACATTCACAAATAACATGCACTTAGAAACACATTCAGGTACATACAGCTTTGCAGGCTAATTTTCTGATGTCCTTTGAGTCTGTGAGCAATCCAGTTCGAATAAATGCCTGGAAGATAAAAGTGCAATGAAGACCTTTAGTTATCAATATGTATAAGAACTAAGCCATAGTTCTCACAAAGAAGATACAATGATCACTTCGCAAGATATTCTATGTTGATTGTAGGTAGACATGTCTAGATAGAAAATTGGAAGGAGAATGTTACACATACACCATAGCTTGGTAGAAGCGACACTCCATATCTTGAGGAAAATACTTTGTCTAAGCATTCTGTGACAGTTTCAACCATCCCAGGTGCATCTGCTTCACTCTGCAATGCACTACATGACGAAGACAAATTACAACAGAAATCAGCAAAACAGGATACTATACACAAGCTTCCAGTAGACAATATGTGAAGGCACTAAATAGAAAATTTGACGTTATCAATGTAAGATAACTTCTCAAAACATATGCTTCAAACATGTTAGAACATTAAACAACACAGGAACATACAACAAGAGACAGCACAAAAATTGAAGGAAAAGAGGTTTACCCTAACAGCTTAGGCAGAGGACAACGTTCCAGGAACTGCCTCACAGTATCATCACTATGCAACCCTGCAACAATGAAATATAGACTCAGTCTCCTAGtcagcacatgactagcctatCTCCGTCTTTCAAAGCTTTAACTAGTCCTGTTAAAATTCAAGTCTTCGATATGCACTACTTCAGCAGATGCATGATATCCTGAATCATCCTGTCCTACTTGTAATCCCCTTCTGATGGGGAAAAATAGCTTTCCACCAAAACATACTCAGGCGAAAGACACAAAATCGACGGAAGCTGCAAATACAAGCCATTAGCATTTCCAGCTTCAAAATCAAACTAGAAATAGTTATGCGTTCACTGATAAAACTGGAGGTAGTGACACTACAGGCCTACGCAGCATATGTGATCATATTTTTGCAACCAACAGCGGAACCCAGCAGTGAATCAATCGAATGCCGAAGTTTAGGGCCCGCCCCGGCCAGGTACCCCTACTAGGGTTCCAGCGCACCAAGCTCCACACCCAAAGTGATCCTGATCCGGTCCGTTTTCAAGATCAGATACAAGTAAAACCGCTCCCTACGGAAGTAGTAGCAACCCAGGAACGGCCGGGCGCCAAACAAAGCGAGCAACAAACTCCGCCCAAATCCGAAGGGAGGTAAGGAAGGAGGCGTTGCCTGGGTAGGACGCGAAGTCGCCCGCCGCCTGGAGCATCGCGCCCAGCtctcccggcgccggcgagggctcCATCCCGTGCTGCTCCGCGCCGCGCTTCTCTGGGTTTTGGCTTGGGGAAGGAGAAAGGCCAGCACGCACGCACCACCGGCCACGCCGCTCTACTACTCGGGTCCGACACAAAAGAGCCTCGAGTCACTCGCGAGTGGGCGGTGGGCAGTGGGCACGGGCACGGCTCTGCAGTCTGCTTGCCGCGTGCGCgtgggcgggcggcgtggcggcggtggcgctcccCGCTCCAGTGGCAGCGGCCTCGCGTCTCTATCCGGAACAGCCCGCGGTGATTGGGCCGTATCGAAGTCTTCGAGCGTCGGAGTTGTTTAGCTTGGGCCGTGCCCAATTTGTATCCTGGGCCGGAACAAATTGTCAGGTAATTTGGACGCCTTGTTTAGTTTGGGCCGTTCGAGGTTTTAATGTCCCGCTGTTTCACATTATATTTGTTTCACGCGAATCACGATTCATCCATCACAAGAAAAATGATTGTTGATACAATATACAAGCAGGTGGGGGCTGACTCTCGTTCCCCACCGTGGGCCCCGGAAAAATAAGGGATTTTTCTGTGCACTGAAGCCAATTCATGTCCCGGTCCTGGATTAAACACATATGGCCTAGCAGACAACCAGACACTGAAGAGACGCGCCTCATTCGTTTTTTGGAAAAAGCTAAGTGAACAATCACATCACGGATTGTACTTGTACCTACTTCTTAACGATAATGTATACTATCCCCACAAAAAAAACGATAATGTATACTAATTTCTACCGGCTGAGACACTTTTGTGTCCTCTGGGCTCTGGCATCTCAGAGTTTAGCATCCTCAGCAGGTGAGTATGCACATCTAATCAGAACTTGTTTTTGCCTCCTTTCTCTCGCATCTTAGGTGACAATATTCCACAAGATAAGCTTGTCTCTACTGCAGTCACCTACCAAGACCAACCAAGATCCACGGTATATATTTACAAACTGCCATGGCAATCATCTCTGCATGATTATTGGTCTGCATTCTGCCACTCCGAGTACTGACCAAACTGTAACCtactgttccaaattataaatcattctaattttttaagagtcaaaccattttatgtttgaccgaaattatagagaggatcacaaaagtTTGCGGtaccgaatagatatattatgaaaatatatttaatgaagaaactaatgatacttatttgatatcatgaatgttagtactttattgtataaatttggtcaaacttaagatgctTTGACCCTCcaagaaaattggaatgacttataatttggaacggagggagtataaaacTTCTTCTGAAGAAAGACATGTAACTCCATCGGTGGTTCTTCCCTGGACAGCCTAGCCTAAACGTTTTGAACAACAAAGGTTAGCCGCAACACTCTTATTCCAGTACTGATACAGACAGTACCAAACATGTGGCAGTCAAATGAATTATTCGCCGGACGAAGAACGAGTGACATCCCTACCGGGCCTCTCCCCTACCCGCCCTTTTCTATTGCCGTTCGGCCATGTGCGTGTGCTTTGGCCGAATTCCCG harbors:
- the LOC117848339 gene encoding uncharacterized protein, whose protein sequence is MEPSPAPGELGAMLQAAGDFASYPGLHSDDTVRQFLERCPLPKLLGALQSEADAPGMVETVTECLDKVFSSRYGVSLLPSYGAFIRTGLLTDSKDIRKLACKAVLHLLDKAEDGAAAVETVVQHNLYPVLINCLIEGDEEISAIVLDAVKRLAEIPKGAEIIFPLPPDGQGSVQLGKVASQSSSLARIRILSLIAKLFTVSSYTATAIRDSNLLSIFEDEIKDRRDMLKTLSALEVLYELVEHPHSNIFLLKTNLLQLIIDVINDSSADSVIRSRAALISGRLLSSADAFTAIDQSCVTNLLAAIDKILKMEENQNTDEIESALETLGLIGTTTQGAHFLLTSSNVARHVVESSFDRQGRGRQLAALHAFGSICGVDRQEDQMKLDGQAEEYLKRLVYTTAANSSKLTPSALLLSILQQDPDIRIAGYRVISGLVVREWCLREICLNSDIIRLVTDPTMETTKLGMEARYNCCVAINKSLSSSHLLHEKSLSELIGKLNDAVRRGPYLSERKREEARPVVVPAERF